From a region of the Pradoshia eiseniae genome:
- a CDS encoding NAD(P)-dependent oxidoreductase yields MHTLGWIGTGQMGELMAMNLLKAGHRVHVYNRTIEKTATLVHVGAIETLTAKEIVEKCDISFIMLSDTNAVKDVLTKEDGILAGITPGKIIVDMSTISPEDSQIFAQLVSKKGGIYLDAPVSGSVGPAKAGQLVILVGGDEEAKDLCQPYFDLLGKKTIHFGENGKGSAAKLSINLLLGIVGQGVGETLLLAEKAGLERGKVLEMISQSAMNTPLFAGKRDMYETEEFPAAFMLKLMAKDLGLIKEQADRLDVELPLAEAAKDTYISARENGEGDSDMAAVYLELKRKNNK; encoded by the coding sequence TTGCATACATTAGGATGGATTGGGACAGGCCAGATGGGGGAATTGATGGCCATGAATTTACTTAAGGCAGGACATAGGGTGCATGTTTACAATCGTACGATCGAAAAAACAGCTACTTTAGTTCATGTTGGAGCTATAGAGACATTAACGGCGAAGGAGATTGTCGAGAAATGCGATATCAGCTTCATCATGCTTTCTGATACAAATGCGGTCAAGGATGTATTAACAAAGGAAGATGGGATTCTTGCAGGCATAACTCCAGGGAAAATTATCGTGGATATGAGTACAATTTCACCAGAGGATTCGCAGATCTTTGCCCAGCTTGTCAGCAAAAAAGGAGGCATTTACCTCGATGCACCTGTTTCAGGTTCGGTCGGTCCTGCGAAAGCTGGCCAATTAGTCATTTTGGTCGGAGGAGATGAAGAGGCAAAAGATCTCTGCCAGCCATACTTTGATCTATTAGGCAAAAAAACCATTCATTTTGGGGAGAATGGCAAAGGAAGTGCGGCTAAGCTTTCCATCAACCTGCTCTTGGGGATTGTTGGCCAAGGGGTTGGAGAAACTCTGTTATTGGCAGAGAAAGCGGGTCTTGAACGAGGAAAAGTTCTGGAGATGATTTCCCAATCAGCGATGAATACCCCTTTATTCGCAGGTAAGAGAGACATGTATGAAACCGAGGAATTTCCTGCTGCCTTTATGCTGAAATTAATGGCAAAGGACTTAGGCTTAATCAAAGAGCAGGCAGACCGGTTGGACGTTGAGCTCCCTCTTGCTGAAGCCGCTAAGGATACATATATTTCAGCCCGGGAAAACGGTGAGGGAGATTCAGACATGGCGGCAGTTTATCTAGAACTGAAAAGGAAAAATAATAAATAG